From the Candidatus Baltobacteraceae bacterium genome, one window contains:
- a CDS encoding ABC-2 family transporter protein, protein MLATYKQYWRINFLTILEYRANFFMWFGFTIVYHGTAITALWITLHQFPSMNGWDFKQMAFLYALWMMGHEFHNAFFFTIVSVPEYVREGRFDRFLVRPQDALFQALTVPSQIWPDGLVLSIAYFVLATRYSGVHVDLGFVAFVPLVVIGGALIDLGISLTVATISFWFVRVDTLRWVVMSLEQDFTRYPISIYTRGVRLMLTFVLPFAFMNYFPATYLLHKTTTGLALAPQVGLLTPLVGLAWLAASYAFWRVGLQHYQGTGS, encoded by the coding sequence ATGCTCGCGACCTACAAACAATATTGGCGCATCAACTTTCTCACGATCCTCGAATATCGCGCGAATTTCTTCATGTGGTTCGGTTTTACGATCGTTTACCACGGCACGGCCATCACCGCGCTCTGGATCACGCTGCATCAGTTCCCGTCCATGAACGGTTGGGACTTCAAGCAGATGGCGTTTCTCTACGCGCTCTGGATGATGGGCCACGAATTTCACAACGCGTTCTTCTTCACCATCGTGAGCGTTCCCGAGTACGTCCGCGAAGGCCGGTTCGATCGTTTTTTGGTCCGTCCGCAGGACGCGCTTTTTCAGGCACTCACCGTCCCCTCGCAGATCTGGCCCGACGGGTTGGTGCTCTCGATCGCGTACTTCGTACTGGCCACGCGCTACAGCGGCGTCCACGTGGATCTCGGCTTCGTCGCGTTCGTCCCGCTCGTCGTAATCGGCGGAGCGCTCATCGATTTGGGTATATCCCTGACCGTGGCCACGATCTCGTTCTGGTTCGTTCGCGTGGATACGCTGCGTTGGGTCGTCATGTCGCTCGAGCAAGACTTTACGCGCTATCCGATCAGCATCTACACGCGCGGCGTTCGGTTGATGCTCACCTTCGTGCTGCCGTTCGCCTTCATGAACTACTTCCCGGCAACGTATCTGCTTCATAAGACGACCACCGGGCTCGCGCTCGCGCCGCAGGTCGGCCTGCTCACGCCGCTGGTCGGACTCGCTTGGCTAGCGGCGTCGTACGCGTTCTGGCGCGTCGGACTGCAGCACTACCAAGGAACCGGTTCGTGA
- a CDS encoding serine hydrolase, protein MKRSLFVAGTLATALAPRAALAQSPSFDARLRAAIATIPGTTGVYARTMAPGPPLFAHNQSVSFPSASTIKLLIMLTAFERARTHPAVMHERITYRSSQLIGGSDFLAGQRDGSRFSVHELIVPMIRLSDNTASNLLITHFGFAAINAAARRAGMHDTHLRRHFLDYSAIVHHMDNRTTPADMAHLLYQIERGAREGIPTVAPPLQCRAMLQIMLGQTDRTKIPAGLPHGIACANKTGEVDGSRSDVAVVEPFGNSPYVLAVYTKRLDNYGDAYAGIADISRIVYAHVAGTNL, encoded by the coding sequence GTGAAACGCTCCCTCTTTGTGGCCGGCACGCTCGCGACCGCACTCGCTCCGCGAGCCGCGCTCGCGCAGAGTCCGAGTTTCGACGCCCGCCTGCGCGCGGCGATCGCAACGATTCCCGGCACGACCGGCGTCTACGCCCGAACGATGGCGCCCGGGCCACCGCTCTTCGCCCACAACCAAAGCGTCTCGTTTCCGAGCGCGTCGACCATCAAGCTGCTGATCATGCTGACGGCTTTCGAACGCGCGCGAACGCACCCCGCGGTCATGCACGAGCGCATCACGTATCGCAGTTCGCAGCTCATCGGCGGCTCGGACTTTTTGGCCGGCCAGCGCGACGGTTCGCGCTTCTCCGTGCACGAGTTGATCGTACCGATGATTCGGCTCAGCGACAACACGGCGAGCAATCTCTTGATCACGCATTTTGGCTTTGCGGCCATCAACGCCGCCGCTCGACGCGCGGGAATGCACGACACGCACCTGCGCCGCCACTTCTTGGACTACAGCGCGATCGTGCATCATATGGACAACCGCACGACGCCGGCCGACATGGCGCATCTGCTCTATCAGATCGAACGCGGCGCGCGCGAAGGCATCCCCACGGTCGCGCCGCCGCTGCAATGCCGCGCGATGCTCCAAATCATGCTCGGCCAAACCGATCGCACGAAGATTCCGGCCGGGTTGCCGCACGGAATCGCCTGCGCGAATAAGACCGGCGAAGTCGACGGCTCGCGCAGCGACGTCGCCGTCGTCGAACCGTTCGGAAATTCGCCGTACGTGCTAGCGGTGTACACGAAGCGTCTGGACAACTACGGCGATGCCTACGCCGGCATCGCCGATATCTCGCGTATCGTCTACGCGCACGTCGCCGGGACTAACTTGTAG
- a CDS encoding peptidylprolyl isomerase, with protein MTAPVGDELRDLIERARTSQVRITTPKGDLVFTFYPDDAPQHGAAFIKLANAGFYDGLSFHRVEPGFVIQGGDPSGNGTGGPGYRLKAEFNDRAHVRGAVAMARSSDPNSAGSQFYVCIDDARFLDKQYTVFGQLVDGFETLDAIRVGDVMTKVAVEDKATS; from the coding sequence TTGACTGCCCCAGTAGGGGACGAACTTCGCGATCTCATCGAACGGGCTCGCACCTCCCAGGTCCGGATTACCACGCCTAAGGGCGACCTTGTCTTTACCTTTTATCCCGACGACGCGCCGCAGCACGGCGCGGCCTTCATTAAACTCGCCAACGCCGGCTTCTATGACGGCCTAAGTTTCCACCGAGTGGAACCGGGATTCGTGATTCAGGGCGGCGACCCGTCGGGGAATGGGACCGGCGGGCCAGGCTATCGCTTGAAAGCCGAGTTCAACGACCGGGCGCACGTTCGGGGCGCGGTCGCGATGGCGCGCTCCTCGGATCCGAATTCGGCCGGCTCGCAGTTTTACGTCTGCATCGACGACGCGCGCTTCCTGGACAAGCAGTACACCGTTTTCGGTCAGCTCGTCGACGGCTTCGAAACGCTCGATGCGATTCGCGTCGGAGACGTAATGACGAAGGTCGCGGTCGAGGACAAGGCTACAAGTTAG
- a CDS encoding ATP-binding protein, whose translation MVSDGDRTNASKERGQALKVRIPPNACYGRNVREEVITFANQYAIGREELEEFIFAIGEALANAIEHSGSNDVIEVRCHVEDDKIMATVIDSGAGFSTEGPEAELPDALSERGRGLPIMRSCTDIFAVHSVPGKGTAVILGRYLRQKHGSTEENPIAS comes from the coding sequence ATGGTTTCGGACGGGGATAGAACGAACGCGAGTAAGGAGCGCGGGCAGGCGCTCAAAGTTCGCATTCCCCCCAACGCGTGCTATGGGCGCAACGTTCGCGAGGAAGTGATCACGTTTGCGAATCAGTACGCGATCGGTCGCGAAGAACTCGAAGAGTTCATCTTCGCAATCGGCGAGGCACTCGCCAACGCGATCGAGCATTCCGGTTCGAACGACGTCATCGAAGTGCGGTGCCACGTTGAGGATGACAAAATTATGGCAACCGTCATCGATTCGGGCGCCGGGTTTAGTACTGAGGGCCCCGAGGCAGAGCTTCCCGACGCGCTGAGCGAGCGTGGCCGCGGACTGCCGATCATGCGCAGCTGCACCGATATTTTCGCGGTGCACAGCGTCCCCGGTAAAGGCACCGCGGTGATTCTGGGGAGATACCTGCGACAAAAACACGGTTCTACTGAGGAAAATCCGATAGCATCGTGA
- a CDS encoding M20/M25/M40 family metallo-hydrolase gives MNPRRFLFVPALAAALASSLPVSAADDPAARAPVDSRITAMVDAVSAADLRSLDTTLVGFGTRNLFSDKTSTATRGVYAARAWIRSQFEAIAARSGGRMHVSYDTYLQPKTDRTPRAVETSSVIAVLKGDDSDGRTYVMSSHYDSRNSEGNDPVLDSPGADDNGSGTVAVIEAAKAMASTAFHGTIVFACFDGEEQGLFGSAHYASVLKNAGVDVEGNLNNDIIGASVGRDGQTAPNTVRLFSESLPANAKIRLVDATGSENDSPSRELARFVKETSEAYVAPMQAELIYRADRFLRGGDQESFQAEGFPAVRFVEKYENFDHQHQNIRIENGIQYGDLLRYVDFDYVARVTKMNVAALAALAYGPKAPRQAEMLTKVLGYDTTLRWKAVPHAASYEFVWRETTSPVWQYSHDVGNVTQATLPILKDDYIIGVRAVDAAGHRSPVAYPVPVRE, from the coding sequence ATGAACCCTCGCCGTTTTCTTTTTGTGCCGGCGCTCGCCGCCGCGCTCGCCTCGAGCCTGCCCGTTTCGGCCGCCGACGATCCCGCGGCCCGCGCTCCCGTCGATTCGCGGATTACCGCAATGGTCGACGCGGTCTCCGCCGCCGATCTGCGATCGCTCGACACCACCCTCGTCGGATTCGGTACGCGCAATCTCTTCTCGGATAAGACGAGCACCGCGACGCGCGGCGTCTACGCCGCGCGGGCCTGGATCCGTTCGCAGTTTGAGGCGATCGCCGCGCGAAGCGGCGGCCGCATGCACGTTTCGTACGATACGTATCTGCAGCCGAAGACCGATCGCACGCCGCGCGCCGTCGAAACATCGAGCGTCATCGCCGTGCTCAAAGGCGACGATTCAGACGGCCGCACGTACGTGATGTCGAGCCACTACGACTCGCGCAACTCCGAGGGCAACGATCCGGTGCTCGATTCGCCCGGTGCAGACGACAACGGTTCGGGCACCGTCGCCGTGATCGAAGCGGCGAAGGCGATGGCGAGCACGGCGTTTCACGGCACGATCGTGTTTGCGTGTTTCGACGGCGAAGAACAGGGACTTTTCGGCAGCGCTCACTACGCGAGCGTTTTGAAGAATGCCGGCGTCGACGTGGAAGGCAATCTCAACAACGATATCATCGGCGCCTCCGTCGGTCGCGACGGGCAGACGGCGCCGAATACCGTTCGCCTCTTTAGCGAGTCGCTTCCCGCGAACGCCAAGATCCGGCTCGTCGATGCCACCGGCTCGGAGAACGATTCGCCGTCGCGCGAACTCGCGCGGTTCGTCAAGGAGACGAGCGAAGCGTACGTCGCGCCGATGCAGGCAGAACTCATCTACCGCGCCGACCGCTTCTTGCGGGGCGGCGATCAGGAGTCGTTTCAGGCCGAAGGTTTTCCGGCCGTGCGATTCGTGGAGAAGTACGAGAACTTCGATCACCAGCACCAAAACATCCGTATCGAAAACGGCATCCAGTACGGCGACCTGCTGCGCTACGTCGATTTCGATTACGTCGCGCGCGTAACGAAGATGAACGTTGCGGCCCTCGCGGCGCTCGCGTACGGGCCGAAGGCACCGCGGCAAGCCGAGATGCTGACCAAAGTGCTGGGCTACGATACGACGCTGCGCTGGAAAGCGGTTCCGCACGCGGCCTCGTATGAGTTCGTGTGGCGTGAAACGACCTCGCCCGTCTGGCAATATTCACACGATGTGGGCAACGTCACGCAAGCGACGCTGCCGATCCTCAAGGACGACTACATCATCGGCGTACGGGCGGTGGACGCCGCCGGGCACCGCAGCCCGGTCGCCTATCCGGTGCCGGTCCGCGAGTAG
- a CDS encoding glycoside hydrolase family 47 protein, which produces MRRRRFLGALAAAAAAPLGARAATQAMPSPKAIVALVRAEYLHAWNGYKRFAWGHDEVRPVSGTPHDFFIPGHSLGLSIIESMDTHYVMGLDAELASCVRWLRTNLTFDVDGEVEMFEAVIRMVAGLTTGYYATGERFLLEGARDLADRLLPCFSKSPTGVPYRFVNLRTGAVRGAVTNLAEAGSNILEFADLSRLTGDPKYRDASKRAYRAVIEKRSALDLLGTYFDVEKGVFTQNDDVAPNPPADSFYEYLWGGWAMLGDSDCRDWYRMLTGALLKYASVRVDGNLWFQAVDYTTGRPTGDRSQSELAAFYAEVLAKGGERSMGAAYYDSFTAVAEKYELIPETFDFTTFAVDPNDPGFELRPEYPNAAFDLWFLTRDPKYRTTAYAHFLALQKHCRVPNGYTVLTDIRTTPMTQGDLFPAYAFSENFKYLYLMFAGSLRFDGGGYYLNTEGKVMRGLRGNPVRVPPVYSRTGTG; this is translated from the coding sequence GTGCGGCGGCGCAGATTTTTGGGCGCGCTCGCCGCAGCGGCGGCGGCACCGCTCGGCGCGCGCGCCGCAACGCAGGCGATGCCGTCGCCCAAAGCGATTGTCGCGCTCGTTCGCGCGGAATATCTGCACGCTTGGAACGGTTACAAGCGCTTCGCGTGGGGACACGACGAGGTGCGGCCGGTCAGCGGCACGCCTCACGATTTCTTTATTCCGGGGCATTCGCTCGGGCTCTCGATCATCGAGTCGATGGACACGCACTACGTTATGGGTCTGGATGCGGAACTCGCTTCGTGCGTGCGCTGGCTGCGGACGAACCTCACCTTCGATGTGGACGGTGAGGTCGAAATGTTCGAAGCCGTGATTCGCATGGTCGCGGGCCTGACGACTGGCTATTACGCGACCGGCGAACGCTTCTTGCTTGAGGGCGCGCGCGATTTGGCCGACCGGCTGCTGCCCTGTTTTAGCAAGTCGCCGACGGGCGTTCCATATCGCTTCGTTAACCTGCGCACTGGCGCGGTCCGCGGTGCCGTCACCAATCTGGCGGAAGCCGGTTCGAATATCTTGGAGTTCGCGGACCTCTCGCGCTTGACGGGCGATCCCAAATACCGCGACGCTTCCAAGCGCGCGTACCGCGCCGTCATCGAGAAGCGTTCCGCACTCGATCTCCTGGGCACGTATTTCGATGTTGAAAAGGGCGTCTTCACGCAGAACGACGACGTCGCGCCGAATCCGCCGGCCGATTCGTTCTACGAATATCTCTGGGGCGGCTGGGCGATGCTCGGCGATAGTGACTGCCGCGATTGGTATCGCATGCTGACGGGCGCGCTCTTGAAATACGCATCGGTTCGCGTCGACGGGAATCTCTGGTTTCAAGCGGTGGATTACACGACCGGGCGCCCCACCGGCGATCGCTCGCAATCCGAACTCGCAGCGTTTTACGCCGAAGTTTTAGCCAAAGGCGGCGAGCGATCGATGGGCGCCGCGTACTACGATTCGTTTACGGCGGTCGCCGAAAAATACGAGCTGATTCCCGAAACGTTCGACTTTACGACGTTCGCCGTCGATCCAAACGATCCGGGCTTCGAACTGCGGCCCGAATACCCGAACGCGGCGTTTGACCTGTGGTTTCTCACCCGCGATCCGAAATACCGAACGACCGCCTACGCGCACTTCTTGGCGTTGCAGAAGCACTGCCGCGTGCCGAACGGCTACACGGTGCTAACCGACATCCGCACGACGCCGATGACGCAGGGCGACCTGTTTCCCGCCTACGCCTTTTCGGAGAACTTCAAGTATCTTTACCTGATGTTTGCCGGCAGTCTGCGCTTCGACGGCGGCGGATATTATCTCAACACCGAAGGCAAAGTCATGCGCGGGCTGCGCGGGAATCCGGTCCGGGTGCCGCCCGTCTACTCGCGGACCGGCACCGGATAG
- a CDS encoding glutamate-1-semialdehyde 2,1-aminomutase, whose translation MNSKMLADSTPAYDRAASVLAGGCDSPVRSGWGVGGAPFVQSRGDGAYAYDENGERYVDYIMAYGPLLFGHTHPALTTGLDALAAGGLVYGSTHPEEVRLAERIRAYLPSMERMRFVTSGTEAVMSAVRVARAHTGRKLILKFAGNYHGHFDLALLNAGASAHTADARKSGIPQGVMDDVVVARYNDLASVDALLLGREDDLAAIIVEPIVGNMGYVTPVEGFLAGLRERADRRGALLVFDEVITWLRFGLRGAQGRIAIRPDITTIGKIMGGGFPIAAFGGREDVMAALAPLGSTFTGGTHAGNPFAVAMAHRTIDLLEARPEYYAYMDGLGKRLADGIRAIFARRALPYAVVQHESVVDFKFRPGAPTRNYDDALAADKARYGAYYHAMRARKILLPPSQNEVMFVSTAHAPADIDETLAAIDASLEEIGP comes from the coding sequence GTGAACAGCAAGATGCTCGCCGACTCGACGCCCGCCTACGATCGCGCCGCTTCCGTGCTGGCCGGCGGATGCGACTCACCGGTTCGCTCCGGCTGGGGCGTGGGCGGCGCGCCGTTCGTGCAAAGCCGCGGCGACGGCGCTTACGCGTACGACGAGAACGGCGAGCGCTACGTCGATTACATTATGGCCTACGGGCCCTTGCTCTTCGGGCACACGCATCCCGCGCTCACGACCGGTCTGGACGCACTCGCGGCGGGCGGATTGGTCTATGGTTCGACGCATCCCGAAGAGGTTCGGCTAGCCGAACGCATCCGCGCGTATCTTCCCTCGATGGAGCGCATGCGCTTCGTAACGAGCGGCACCGAAGCCGTGATGAGCGCCGTTCGCGTGGCGCGAGCGCACACCGGACGCAAGCTGATCTTGAAGTTTGCGGGGAACTATCACGGACACTTCGATCTCGCGCTCTTGAACGCGGGCGCTTCGGCGCACACGGCCGACGCGCGTAAGAGCGGGATACCGCAAGGCGTGATGGACGACGTCGTGGTCGCACGCTACAACGATCTCGCCAGCGTCGACGCGCTGCTGCTCGGACGCGAAGACGACCTGGCGGCGATTATCGTCGAGCCGATCGTTGGGAATATGGGCTACGTGACGCCCGTCGAGGGATTTCTGGCGGGATTGCGCGAGCGCGCCGATCGCCGCGGAGCGTTACTGGTCTTCGATGAGGTCATCACCTGGCTGCGTTTCGGGTTGCGGGGCGCGCAGGGCCGCATCGCGATTCGGCCCGACATCACGACGATCGGAAAGATCATGGGCGGCGGGTTCCCGATCGCCGCGTTCGGCGGTCGCGAAGACGTGATGGCCGCGCTCGCGCCGCTCGGATCGACCTTCACCGGCGGCACTCACGCGGGCAATCCCTTCGCCGTGGCGATGGCGCATCGCACGATCGACTTGCTCGAGGCTCGCCCCGAGTACTACGCCTATATGGACGGCCTAGGTAAACGACTGGCCGACGGTATTCGCGCGATCTTCGCGCGGCGCGCGCTGCCGTACGCGGTGGTGCAGCACGAGTCGGTCGTGGATTTCAAGTTCCGTCCCGGAGCGCCGACGCGCAATTACGACGATGCGCTGGCGGCCGATAAGGCGCGGTACGGAGCGTACTATCATGCGATGCGCGCGCGCAAGATTTTGCTGCCCCCTTCGCAGAACGAGGTGATGTTCGTCTCCACGGCGCACGCGCCGGCCGATATCGACGAAACGCTCGCCGCCATCGACGCTTCGCTCGAAGAGATCGGTCCGTAA